A genomic region of Trifolium pratense cultivar HEN17-A07 linkage group LG3, ARS_RC_1.1, whole genome shotgun sequence contains the following coding sequences:
- the LOC123918747 gene encoding copper-transporting ATPase RAN1-like — protein sequence MAPSIQLTSAGAGNDSDSGDLEDVRLLDSYDKRDIEDGTKRIQVRISGMTCAACSNSVEAALKSVDGVIEASVALLQNKADVVFNKNLVKDEDIKNAIEDAGFEAEILHEPVSVGPKPVGDSTVVGQFTIGGMTCAACVNSVEGILKNIAGVKKAVVALATSLGEVEFDPKVISKEEIVSAIEDAGFEASFVQSTSQDEIVLGVVGVVDVQVLESMLSGFKGVRQFRFDPLLSELNVVFDPQVLSSRSVFDGICAVSNGKFKVHVRSPYARMASKDGSESETMFRLFTSSLFLSIPLFFMGVICPHIPFIYSLLLWRCGPFLMDDWLKWALVSVIQFVIGKRFYIAAIRALRNGSTNMDVLVALGTTASYVYSVCALLYGALTGFWSTTYFETSAMLITFVLLGKYLECLAKGKTSDAIKKLVELTPATALLVVKDKDGKSIEEREIDSLLIQPSDTLKVLPGTKIPADGIVSWGSSYVNESMVTGESIPVLKEINASVIGGTINLHGVLHIQATKVGSDTVLSQIINLVETAQMSKAPIQKFADYVASIFVPTIVALSLLTLLCWYTAGALGAYPDEWLPENGNHFVFALMFSISVVVIACPCALGLATPTAVMVATGVGANNGVLIKGGESLERAQMVKYVIFDKTGTLTQGKATVTVAKVFAGMDRGEFLKLVASAEASSEHPLAKAILQYARHFHFFDGSSLTNGSQNDVNELKSGWLYDASDFSAIPGRGVQCVIDGQRVLVGNRKLLEESGINISTEVESFVVELEESAKTGILVACDGILIGVMGVADSLKREAFVVIEGLQKMGITPVMVTGDNWRTARAVAKEVGIRDVRAEVMPAGKADVVRSFQKDGSIVAMVGDGINDSPALAAADVGMAIGAGTDIAIEAANYVLMRDNLEDVITAIDLSKKTFSRIRLNYVFAMAYNIIAVPVAAGVLFPSLGIKLPPWVAGACMALSSVSVVCSSLLLRRYRKPILTTILHEIVVN from the exons ATGGCGCCGAGCATTCAACTAACTTCCGCCGGCGCCGGTAACGACTCCGACTCCGGCGACCTTGAAGATGTCCGCCTTCTAGATTCCTACGATAAACGCGATATTGAAGACGGAACCAAACGGATTCAGGTTAGAATCTCCGGCATGACATGCGCCGCTTGTTCAAACTCCGTTGAAGCCGCTCTTAAGTCCGTCGACGGCGTAATTGAAGCCTCCGTCGCTTTACTTCAGAATAAAGCCGACGTCGTTTTCAATAAAAACCTCGTCAAG GATGAAGATATTAAGAATGCAATTGAAGATGCAGGTTTTGAAGCTGAGATCTTACATGAACCGGTTTCCGTTGGACCGAAACCGGTTGGTGATAGTACGGTGGTTGGACAGTTTACGATTGGTGGTATGACGTGTGCGGCGTGTGTGAATTCTGTTGAGGGAATTTTGAAGAATATCGCCGGAGTGAAAAAAGCGGTGGTGGCTTTAGCTACTTCATTAGGTGAAGTTGAGTTTGATCCAAAAGTTATTAGTAAAGAAGAAATTGTTAGTGCAATTGAAGATGCTGGTTTTGAAGCTTCTTTTGTGCAGAGTACTAGTCAAGATGAGATTGTTTTAGGTGTTGTTGGTGTTGTTGATGTTCAGGTTTTGGAGAGTATGTTAAGTGGTTTTAAAGGGGTGAGGCAGTTTCGGTTTGATCCTTTGTTGAGTGAACTTAATGTTGTTTTTGATCCTCAAGTTCTAAGTTCTAGATCAGTGTTTGATGGGATTTGTGCAGTTAGTAATGGCAAGTTTAAGGTGCATGTTAGAAGTCCTTATGCCAGAATGGCTTCCAAAGATGGATCAGAGAGTGAAACCATGTTTCGACTTTTTACTTCCAGCTTGTTTCTTAGT ATTCCTCTCTTCTTCATGGGGGTAATTTGTCCTCATATTCCATTTATATACTCTTTATTGCTTTGGAGATGCGGGCCTTTCCTCATGGATGATTGGTTGAAGTGGGCATTAGTGAGTGTCATCCAATTTGTGATTGGAAAGCGCTTCTACATAGCAGCTATCAGAGCTCTTAGAAATGGTTCAACAAACATGGATGTCCTGGTTGCTTTGGGAACTACGGCATCATATGTTTATTCTGTTTGTGCTCTTCTGTATGGTGCTCTTACTGGATTTTGGTCTACAACATACTTTGAAACAAGTGCTATGCTTATAACATTTGTATTGTTGGGCAAATATTTGGAATGTCTTGCCAAAGGAAAGACATCTGATGCCATTAAGAAGTTAGTAGAACTGACTCCTGCAACAGCTCTGTTGGTTGTTAAAGACAAAG ATGGTAAATCTATTGAAGAAAGAGAAATAGATTCCCTGCTTATTCAACCTAGTGACACATTAAAAGTTCTTCCTGGTACAAAGATTCCCGCTGATGGTATTGTTAGCTGGGGCTCAAGTTATGTGAATGAGAGTATGGTGACTGGTGAATCTATACCTGTTTTGAAGGAGATCAATGCATCTGTTATTGGAGGTACAATCAATTTGCATGGCGTCCTTCATATTCAAGCCACCAAAGTAGGATCCGATACAGTTTTGAGTCAGATAATTAATTTGGTGGAGACAGCCCAGATGTCCAAAGCTCCCATTCAAAAGTTTGCTGATTAT GTAGCAAGCATATTTGTTCCTACAATTGTAGCTCTGTCATTATTGACACTATTATGTTG GTATACTGCTGGGGCTCTTGGAGCTTACCCGGATGAATGGCTGCCGGAAAATGGAAATCACTTTGTTTTTGCCCTTATGTTTTCTATATCTGTTGTGGTGATTGCATGCCCATGTGCACTTGGTTTGGCAACACCAACTGCTGTCATGGTGGCAACTGGGGTTGGGGCAAACAACGGTGTGCTGATTAAAGGAGGAGAATCCTTAGAAAGGGCTCAGATGGTGAAGTATGTTATATTTGATAAAACCGGAACTCTAACTCAGGGTAAAGCCACTGTCACTGTTGCCAAGGTGTTTGCAGGAATGGACCGTGGAGAATTTCTTAAATTGGTGGCTTCTGCTGAG gCTAGCAGTGAACACCCGCTGGCAAAAGCGATATTACAATATGCACGCCATTTTCACTTCTTTGATGGGTCCTCTCTTACCAATGGTTCCCAGAATGATGTCAATGAGTTAAAATCAGGGTGGCTTTATGATGCCTCAGACTTCTCTGCTATTCCAGGAAGGGGTGTGCAGTGCGTTATAGATGGACAGCGTGTTTTg GTTGGTAACAGGAAGCTGCTGGAGGAAAGTGGCATAAATATTTCTACTGAAGTGGAAAGTTTTGTTGTAGAGCTTGAAGAAAGTGCCAAGACTGGGATCCTTGTAGCATGTGATGGTATATTGATTGGAGTCATGGGCGTTGCAGACTCACTTAAGCGAGAAGCCTTTGTTGTTATAGAGGGCCTCCAGAAAATGGGAATCACACCTGTTATGGTTACAGGAGATAACTGGAGAACAGCTCGCGCTGTTGCCAAGGAG GTTGGTATTCGAGATGTTAGGGCAGAGGTTATGCCTGCAGGAAAGGCTGATGTTGTTCGTTCATTCCAAAAAGATGGAAGTATAGTTGCAATGGTGGGTGATGGTATAAACGACTCTCCTGCATTAGCTGCTGCAGATGTTGGTATGGCAATTGGAGCTGGAACAGATATTGCAATAGAAGCCGCTAATTATGTGTTGATGAGAGATAATTTGGAAGATGTGATCACAGCTATTGATCTTTCTAAGAAGACCTTTTCTCGTATTCGATTGAATTATGTATTTGCGATGGCCTACAATATTATCGCCGTACCAGTTGCTGCAGGGGTTTTATTTCCTTCACTGGGGATCAAGCTTCCACCATGGGTTGCTGGTGCATGCATGGCTCTCTCGTCTGTTAGTGTTGTATGTTCTTCTTTGCTTCTTAGAAGATATAGAAAACCCATACTTACTACAATACTTCATGAAATAGTTGTAAATTAa